cTATGTCTTATTTGgtgaaatatcttttcaaatcCTTCAcctttttattgagttgttttctgattattcagttttaagagttctttatatattctgcttaTAATTTCTTTGTCAGATAGTTACTTTTTCTCTCAACTTCTACTACTAATTGGCCAAAGTTTAAGACATATTTAAACCGAGACCTGGAAAGTAACTCTGCACTTCCCATTGTTATTTAGATTATACtcaagtatttttcattttccaggtggtaaaatgtgtttatttttcaccTACTAATATTCATGATTTCTGGCCggacgtgatggctcacgcctgtaatcccagcactttgggaggccgaggcgggcggatcatgaggtcaggagattgagaccatcctggctaacatggtgaaaccctgtctctactaaaaatacaaaaaattagccaggcgatgtggcgggcgcctgtagtcccagctactcaggaggctgaggcaggagaatgccatgaacccaggaagcagagcttgcagtgagccgagatcgcgacactgcactccagcctgggtgacagagcaagactccatctcaaaaaaagaaaaatatccatgaTGTCTAAGGAATTTTTGGAGACTGTACAAATTACTGTGAAGTTTAAATTATTATGTTAAAGTATTCATTAAATGTTCTAGCAATCctctcctgccttggtttcccaaagtgctgggattacagatgtgagccaccacatctagcttttttttttttttttcttttggtaactGCTCCTTAATCCAGGGAAATTTAGTAGATTACAAATTTACTTAAGATTCTTAATATGATTAAAGAGGGAATGAAGAATAATGTAAAGCAAAAATCACATGGAGCTCGTATGTCAGATAAAGTGTGAAGGTAGCGAACATGATGAATGGTGAGCAGGCCTTACCTAGATCACTCCCAAGTGCTCCTGAACTGGTGGCTGGCCTTTCACATGGATGTGAACTCTGTCCTGATAGGtccccctgctgctgctgctgctgctgctgttgctgcttttGCTGCTGTCTGAAACATTCAAAAgtgaagtatatttaaaaaacaaaacttaaaagaataaatacaccATGAGAAAAACTATTCATAAGGAAAATACATTGTTTCACGAATCAAAGTAGTCACTGGTATTAAAAGAATGCAAGAGCAGTTAGTCTGATACAGATTACTTTAAAATATGGAAGTGCTGATCTTAGGAAATCtagacataaaatttaaatttatcagACAAATTAAGAGGTAGGTATTTTCATCACAAAATAACCTAtcatggccaggagtggtggctcacacctgtaatcccagcactttgggaggccgaggcgggtggatggcttgaggtcagaagtttgacacgagcctggacaacacggtgaaaccccatctctactaaaaatacaaaaattagccaggcgtggtggcaggcacctgtaatcccagctactttgggaggctgaggcaggagaatcacttgaaccggggaggtagaggttgcagtgagccaagatcgcgccactgcactccagcctgggcgacagagcgagactctgtctcaaaaaaacaacaaacaaaaaacctatcaTACAAAAAGATTCACTGGTAGTTATTCTTATGCA
This genomic stretch from Homo sapiens chromosome 14, GRCh38.p14 Primary Assembly harbors:
- the ATXN3 gene encoding ataxin-3 isoform ae (isoform ae is encoded by transcript variant ae), translating into MESIFHEKTAAKAATAAAAAAAGGPIRTEFTSM
- the ATXN3 gene encoding ataxin-3 isoform j (isoform j is encoded by transcript variant j), with the translated sequence MESIFHEKQPSGNMDDSGFFSIQTAAKAATAAAAAAAGGPIRTEFTSM